From one Leifsonia soli genomic stretch:
- a CDS encoding alpha/beta fold hydrolase, translated as MPFVTTEDGAEIYYKDWGSHDAQPIMFHHGWPLSADDWDAQMLYFLGKGFRVIASDRRGHGRSTQISTGHDMDHYASDASAVVEHLDLRNAIHIGHSTGGGQVARYVAKYGEPQGRVAKAVLVSSVPPLMVQTEANPEGTPISVFDGFRAALAANRAEFFQAVASGPFYGFNRPGVTVSEPVVANWWRQGMMGSALAHYEGIKAFSETDQTEDLKAISVPVLVTQGDDDQIVPYKDASIKQAELLQNATLKIYEGYPHGMLTTHADVINPDILAFIQQ; from the coding sequence ATGCCCTTTGTGACCACAGAAGACGGCGCCGAAATCTACTACAAGGACTGGGGCAGCCACGACGCCCAGCCCATCATGTTCCACCACGGCTGGCCCCTGTCCGCCGATGACTGGGACGCCCAGATGCTCTACTTCCTCGGGAAGGGCTTCCGCGTGATCGCCAGCGACCGCCGCGGCCACGGCCGCTCGACGCAGATCAGCACCGGGCACGACATGGACCACTACGCCAGCGACGCCTCGGCCGTCGTCGAGCACCTCGACCTGCGCAACGCCATCCACATCGGGCACTCGACCGGTGGCGGTCAGGTCGCGCGCTACGTCGCGAAGTACGGAGAGCCCCAGGGCCGCGTCGCGAAGGCCGTGCTGGTCTCGTCGGTGCCCCCGCTGATGGTGCAGACCGAGGCCAACCCGGAGGGAACCCCGATCTCGGTGTTCGACGGCTTCCGTGCGGCGCTGGCCGCGAACCGTGCCGAGTTCTTCCAGGCCGTGGCGTCCGGCCCGTTCTACGGTTTCAACCGTCCGGGTGTCACCGTTTCGGAGCCCGTGGTCGCCAACTGGTGGCGTCAGGGGATGATGGGCAGCGCCCTCGCCCACTACGAGGGCATCAAGGCCTTCTCCGAGACCGACCAGACGGAGGACCTGAAGGCGATCTCGGTGCCGGTGCTGGTCACGCAGGGCGACGACGACCAGATCGTCCCCTACAAGGACGCGTCGATCAAGCAGGCCGAGCTCCTGCAGAACGCGACCTTGAAGATCTACGAGGGCTACCCGCACGGAATGCTGACGACGCACGCCGACGTCATCAACCCCGACATCCTCGCCTTCATCCAGCAGTAA
- a CDS encoding Type 1 glutamine amidotransferase-like domain-containing protein: MSVHLIGGGATTIADAPLYAPFVAEASLRATEAGRTRPRIAVISLHPEAEEKAAALGELLVEAAAGTTIELLLTAGRAGEPIELGAIADVDGIAVGGGIVEEVRAGLEPVFGELRRQVSGGVPYLGVSAGAMVAAEGSLGGGSRIGGVVVSPEDPDEAGEELQIETGIGLVDVAIDVHVAQRGMLSRLVAAVESGLIAGGLGIDERTALIVGDGALRVEGAGSVWRALPIEGGVLVSTIGA; the protein is encoded by the coding sequence GTGAGCGTGCACCTCATCGGCGGCGGCGCGACCACGATCGCTGATGCCCCGCTCTACGCGCCGTTCGTCGCCGAGGCGTCGCTGCGAGCGACGGAGGCGGGGCGCACGCGGCCGCGGATCGCGGTGATCTCCCTGCATCCCGAGGCCGAGGAGAAGGCGGCGGCGCTCGGCGAGCTCCTGGTCGAGGCGGCGGCGGGGACCACGATCGAGCTGCTCCTGACCGCCGGGCGGGCCGGGGAGCCGATCGAGCTCGGCGCGATCGCCGATGTCGACGGCATCGCGGTGGGGGGCGGCATCGTCGAGGAGGTGCGCGCCGGGCTCGAACCGGTGTTCGGTGAGTTGCGCCGGCAGGTCTCCGGCGGCGTGCCCTACCTCGGCGTCTCAGCCGGTGCGATGGTTGCGGCGGAGGGCTCGCTCGGCGGCGGCTCGCGCATCGGCGGTGTGGTCGTGTCCCCCGAAGACCCCGACGAAGCGGGCGAGGAGCTTCAGATCGAGACCGGAATCGGTCTCGTCGATGTGGCCATCGACGTGCATGTCGCCCAGCGCGGCATGCTGTCCCGGCTGGTCGCGGCCGTCGAATCCGGGCTGATCGCGGGCGGGCTCGGCATCGACGAGCGCACGGCCCTGATCGTGGGCGACGGCGCGCTCCGGGTCGAAGGCGCGGGCAGCGTCTGGCGGGCGCTGCCGATCGAGGGCGGCGTGCTGGTCTCGACGATCGGCGCGTGA
- the dnaB gene encoding replicative DNA helicase, which translates to MSIAHIGLADGRDQGDTRSPERTPPHDLLAEQSALGGMLLSKDAVADVVEVIRGTDFYIPKHEIIYDAILALYSHGEPTDVITVTDELTKIGELSRAGGAEYLHTLTSLVPTAANAGYYANIVGEKALLRRLVEAGTRITQMGYKAEGEVLDLVNNAQAEIYSVTGTQETEDYVPLTEAVTVAIDEIEAAKHKDGSMTGVPTGFAELDELTNGLHPGQMVIVAARPALGKSTLALDFARAAAIKHDMPTIFFSLEMGRSEIAMRLLSAEATVPLQNMRKGTVDNRDWTTIASTRGRINDAPLYIDDSPNMTLVEIRAKCRRLKQRVGLKMVIIDYLQLMTSGKRVESRQQEVSEFSRALKLLAKELQVPVIALSQLNRGPEQRADKLPALSDLRESGSIEQDADVVILLHRESAYEKDNPRAGEADLIVAKHRNGPTRTVTVAFQGMYSRFTDMAPI; encoded by the coding sequence GTGTCGATCGCCCATATCGGTCTCGCCGACGGTCGTGACCAGGGTGACACCCGCTCCCCGGAGCGCACTCCGCCGCACGATCTCCTCGCCGAGCAGAGCGCCCTCGGCGGCATGCTGCTCAGCAAGGATGCCGTCGCCGACGTCGTCGAGGTCATCCGCGGCACCGACTTCTACATCCCCAAGCACGAGATCATCTACGACGCGATCCTGGCGCTCTACTCGCACGGAGAGCCGACCGACGTCATCACGGTCACCGACGAGCTGACCAAGATCGGCGAGCTCTCCCGCGCCGGGGGCGCCGAGTACCTCCACACCCTGACCAGCCTCGTCCCGACCGCGGCCAACGCGGGCTACTACGCCAACATCGTCGGTGAGAAGGCGCTGCTCCGCCGGCTCGTCGAGGCCGGCACGCGCATCACGCAGATGGGCTACAAGGCCGAGGGCGAGGTGCTCGACCTCGTCAACAACGCGCAGGCCGAGATCTACTCCGTCACCGGCACCCAGGAGACCGAGGACTACGTCCCGCTGACCGAGGCGGTCACCGTCGCGATCGACGAGATCGAGGCGGCGAAGCACAAGGACGGCTCGATGACCGGCGTTCCGACCGGCTTCGCCGAGCTGGACGAGCTGACCAACGGGCTCCACCCCGGCCAGATGGTCATCGTCGCCGCGCGACCCGCGCTCGGAAAGTCGACGCTCGCGCTCGACTTCGCCCGCGCCGCGGCGATCAAGCACGACATGCCCACCATCTTCTTCTCGCTCGAGATGGGCCGAAGCGAGATCGCCATGCGCCTCCTCTCGGCCGAGGCGACCGTCCCGCTCCAGAACATGCGCAAGGGAACGGTCGACAACCGCGACTGGACGACCATCGCCTCCACCCGCGGCCGCATCAACGACGCTCCGCTGTACATCGACGACAGCCCGAACATGACCCTGGTCGAGATCCGCGCCAAGTGCCGCCGCCTCAAGCAGCGCGTCGGCCTCAAGATGGTGATCATCGACTACCTGCAGCTCATGACCAGCGGCAAGCGCGTCGAGAGCCGTCAGCAGGAGGTCAGCGAGTTCTCGCGTGCCCTCAAGCTCCTCGCCAAGGAGCTCCAGGTGCCGGTCATCGCCCTGTCGCAGCTGAACCGTGGTCCCGAGCAGCGCGCGGACAAGCTCCCCGCCCTGAGCGACCTCCGCGAGTCCGGCTCGATCGAGCAGGACGCCGACGTCGTCATCCTGCTGCACCGCGAGTCCGCCTACGAGAAGGACAACCCCCGCGCCGGCGAGGCCGACCTCATCGTCGCCAAGCACCGCAACGGCCCCACGCGAACGGTGACGGTCGCCTTCCAGGGCATGTACTCACGCTTCACCGACATGGCCCCGATCTGA
- the rplI gene encoding 50S ribosomal protein L9, with protein sequence MSKVILTHEVTGLGSAGDVVDVKNGYARNYLVPQGFAIAWSRGGEKQVEQIKAARAARELHTVEQAQDLKAKLEATKVKLTVKAGREGRLFGSVKTGDVADAVKAAGIGELDKRKIELPNPIKVVGDHEATVRLHDDLSAVISLQVVAAK encoded by the coding sequence ATGTCGAAGGTTATTCTCACGCACGAGGTCACCGGCCTCGGCTCTGCCGGTGACGTCGTCGACGTCAAGAACGGCTACGCGCGCAACTACCTCGTCCCGCAGGGCTTCGCGATCGCGTGGTCCCGTGGTGGCGAGAAGCAGGTCGAGCAGATCAAGGCGGCCCGTGCCGCCCGCGAGCTGCACACCGTCGAGCAGGCCCAGGACCTCAAGGCCAAGCTCGAGGCGACCAAGGTCAAGCTGACCGTCAAGGCGGGCCGCGAGGGCCGTCTGTTCGGTTCGGTCAAGACCGGCGATGTCGCGGACGCCGTCAAGGCGGCCGGCATCGGCGAGCTCGACAAGCGCAAGATCGAGCTTCCGAACCCCATCAAGGTCGTCGGCGACCACGAGGCGACCGTGCGGCTGCACGACGACCTCTCGGCCGTCATCAGCCTCCAGGTGGTCGCTGCCAAGTAG
- the rpsR gene encoding 30S ribosomal protein S18: protein MAGKSSGDRRKPIRKGKDGKNAAPAKSVRVGVIDYKDVATLRKFISERGKIRARRITGVSVQEQRLIARAVKNAREMALLPYAGSGR from the coding sequence ATGGCTGGAAAGTCGAGCGGCGACCGCCGCAAGCCGATCCGCAAGGGCAAGGACGGCAAGAACGCCGCCCCCGCGAAGTCCGTTCGCGTCGGCGTCATCGATTACAAGGACGTCGCCACCCTGCGTAAGTTCATCTCGGAGCGTGGAAAGATCCGCGCCCGTCGCATCACCGGTGTCTCCGTCCAGGAGCAGCGCCTCATCGCCCGCGCGGTCAAGAACGCGCGCGAGATGGCGCTCCTCCCCTACGCCGGCTCTGGCCGCTAA
- a CDS encoding single-stranded DNA-binding protein — protein sequence MAGETVITVVGNLTADPELRYTQNGLAVANFTIASTPRTFDRQANEWKDGEALFLRASVWREFAEHVAGSLTKGSRVIAQGRLKQRSYETKEGEKRTSIELEIDEIGPSLRYATAQITRTQSSGGGRSAGGFGGGAPAVEEPWAASAPADPSAGADVWNTPGSYNDETPF from the coding sequence ATGGCCGGCGAGACCGTCATCACCGTGGTGGGGAACCTCACCGCCGATCCCGAGCTGCGCTACACGCAGAACGGGCTGGCTGTCGCCAACTTCACCATCGCGTCCACCCCCCGCACGTTCGACCGTCAGGCGAACGAGTGGAAGGACGGTGAGGCTCTGTTCCTCCGCGCCAGCGTCTGGCGCGAGTTCGCGGAGCACGTCGCGGGTTCGCTGACCAAGGGGTCGCGCGTCATCGCGCAGGGCCGCCTCAAGCAGCGCTCCTACGAGACGAAGGAAGGCGAGAAGCGCACCAGCATCGAGCTCGAGATCGACGAGATCGGCCCGTCGCTGCGCTACGCCACCGCTCAGATCACCCGCACGCAGTCGTCCGGAGGCGGACGAAGCGCGGGTGGCTTCGGCGGCGGTGCGCCTGCTGTCGAGGAGCCGTGGGCCGCATCGGCTCCGGCGGACCCCTCCGCCGGTGCGGATGTCTGGAACACTCCGGGCTCCTACAACGACGAGACCCCCTTCTAA
- the rpsF gene encoding 30S ribosomal protein S6 translates to MHQYELMVILDPEIDERTVAPSLDKFLNVVRNDGGTIDNVDIWGRRRLAYEINKKSEGIYAVVQLTAEGDTTKELDRQLKLSEAVMRTKVLRAEEAIAQVAAAQKRADEKAARKAATSEKAGA, encoded by the coding sequence ATGCATCAGTACGAGTTGATGGTCATCCTCGATCCCGAGATCGATGAGCGCACCGTGGCTCCGAGCCTTGACAAGTTCCTCAACGTCGTCCGTAACGACGGTGGAACGATCGACAACGTCGACATCTGGGGACGTCGTCGCCTGGCTTACGAGATCAACAAGAAGTCCGAGGGCATCTACGCCGTCGTCCAGCTCACCGCTGAGGGCGACACGACCAAGGAGCTCGACCGCCAGCTGAAGCTCAGCGAGGCCGTCATGCGCACCAAGGTCCTCCGCGCAGAGGAGGCGATCGCTCAGGTCGCCGCCGCTCAGAAGCGTGCCGACGAGAAGGCCGCCCGCAAGGCTGCCACCTCCGAGAAGGCCGGCGCCTAG
- a CDS encoding CCA tRNA nucleotidyltransferase: MQSVAESLERLGDLARTPSVARLADAFQAAGHELALVGGPVRDALLGRAVHDLDFTTDARPDDIARVVAPIADAVWDVGRKYGTIGARLGDDTVEITTYRSDSYDGTTRKPEVEFGDTLEGDLMRRDFTVNALALRLPEVRLVDPSSGVEDLIAGVITTPSSPQISFGDDPLRMMRAARFTAQLGFTVDEATREAMSSMADRIEIVSAERVRDELSKLLMADEPRRGLELLVETGLADEVIPEIPALRLEADEHHHHKDVYQHSLTVLDQAIGYEKERHPGEAPDLVLRLAAILHDIGKPATRRFEPGGAVSFYHHDLVGAKLAKKRLTALRFDKSTIDSVARLIELHLRFFGYADAHWTDSAVRRYVRDAGPELERLHMLTRADVTTRNRRKADRLGFAYDDLETRIRELREQEEMDAVRPDLNGEQVMSILGIRPGRDVGQAMRFLLELRLDEGPLGEEEATRRLLTWWESR; this comes from the coding sequence ATGCAGAGCGTCGCCGAATCACTCGAACGTCTCGGCGACCTCGCGCGCACGCCGTCGGTCGCCCGTCTCGCCGACGCGTTCCAAGCCGCGGGGCATGAGCTGGCCCTGGTCGGGGGGCCCGTCCGTGATGCCCTGCTCGGCCGTGCTGTGCACGACCTCGACTTCACGACGGACGCCCGGCCCGACGACATCGCGCGGGTGGTCGCGCCCATCGCCGACGCGGTCTGGGACGTCGGCCGCAAGTACGGAACGATCGGCGCGCGACTCGGTGACGACACCGTGGAGATCACCACGTACCGCAGCGACAGCTACGACGGCACCACCCGCAAGCCCGAGGTGGAGTTCGGCGACACCCTCGAGGGCGACCTCATGCGCCGGGACTTCACCGTCAACGCCCTGGCGCTCCGGTTGCCGGAAGTGCGGCTGGTGGATCCGTCCAGCGGCGTGGAGGACCTCATCGCCGGGGTGATCACCACGCCGAGCAGCCCCCAGATCTCCTTCGGCGACGACCCGCTGCGGATGATGCGCGCAGCGCGCTTCACCGCTCAGCTGGGCTTCACGGTCGATGAGGCCACCCGTGAGGCCATGTCGTCGATGGCCGACCGGATCGAGATCGTCAGCGCCGAGCGGGTGCGGGACGAACTGAGCAAGCTGCTGATGGCCGACGAACCGCGCCGCGGGCTCGAACTCCTCGTCGAGACCGGCCTGGCGGATGAGGTGATCCCCGAGATCCCCGCGCTCCGGCTCGAAGCCGACGAGCACCACCACCACAAGGACGTGTACCAGCACAGCCTCACCGTGCTGGACCAGGCGATCGGATATGAGAAGGAGCGGCATCCCGGCGAGGCGCCCGATCTGGTGCTGCGGCTGGCGGCCATCCTCCACGACATCGGCAAGCCCGCGACCCGGCGCTTCGAGCCGGGCGGTGCCGTCAGCTTCTACCATCACGACCTGGTCGGCGCGAAGCTCGCGAAGAAGCGGCTGACCGCCCTGCGGTTCGACAAGTCGACCATCGACTCCGTCGCCCGGCTGATCGAGCTGCACCTGCGGTTCTTCGGCTACGCCGACGCGCACTGGACCGACTCGGCGGTGCGCCGGTACGTCCGCGACGCGGGCCCGGAGCTCGAGCGGCTGCACATGCTCACGCGGGCCGACGTCACGACGCGGAACCGGCGGAAGGCGGACCGTCTGGGCTTCGCCTACGACGATCTCGAGACGCGCATCCGCGAGCTCCGCGAGCAGGAGGAGATGGATGCGGTCCGTCCCGATCTGAACGGCGAGCAGGTGATGAGCATCCTCGGCATCCGCCCGGGCCGAGACGTGGGTCAGGCGATGCGGTTCCTCCTCGAGCTCCGGCTGGACGAAGGTCCTCTGGGCGAAGAGGAGGCCACGCGGCGGCTCCTCACCTGGTGGGAGAGCCGCTGA